Genomic window (Daucus carota subsp. sativus chromosome 5, DH1 v3.0, whole genome shotgun sequence):
GTTAGCGTCAGCAACAGTTTTTTCACTATTGGACTTAGATGAGAATATGagtgtttcaacctgttgatcattctcttcCTTGTCATGCTCTGTTGCTGAATCTTTATCCTTCGTAATctttccggacctcaaggtgacagcctgtacctgttccttcaccTCTTTCTTTcccggattggcctcagtatcactaggaagatTTCATTGTAGTCTGTTAATCAACGCGttagcaatctgcccaatctggttctccaaggttttgattgacaccgcttggcttttaaccattaatcttaattcttccaattcAGATCGTTCGTTGGAAGACTGTCTAGCCACCccttgattttgttgctggaatcccggtggatggaattgctgcttcggtgcaaactgttgttgaaaaccagaagagttgaaaggtctagctccttgcAGCTGAAACTGCTGTTGCGACTGAGGCATGAAATTCTGattgttgctccagctgaaatttggatgattccgattattgggGAAATATGTGGCAGGAGCAGGCTGCTGATTCCTCTGAAAATTtctcacaaactgagcggattcACTAGATATAGCACACTGGTCAGAAGAATGTGCACCCGCACAAAGCTCGCAAACAGTAGGTGGTGGTTGAACTCCCAAGTTAGCTAAGGAATCCATTTTCAAAGTAAGAGCCTTAATTTGAGCAGTTAAGGCTGCAGTCGCATCAACATCAAGAATTCCTGCTACCTTGCTCTGATGAAGAcactgagtaggattctgatattcattcgcagccatcatcttgatcaactcataagccttgTCATAGCTTTTAGCCCATaaagctccacctgatgctgcatcgagTATCGGCCTCGATTGAGGTCACAAGCcattataaaaacaattaataaccatccaatcaggcatcccatgatgtgggcactttcgaagaATCTCtttgtagcgttcccaagcttcacataaagtttcacaAGATTGCtgaaagaattgagtgatagcattcctgattgcagctgttttggccatagggaagaagttagtaagaaatttctgagccagatcctcccatgttgtaatagatcctgcaggaagagaatgcaaccatcccttagccttatccCTCAGAGAGAATGGGAACAGCCTCAATTTGATAGCATCTTCGGTAACTCcgttgaacttgaaagtgtcgcagatctcaatgaagtcccggatatgcatattaggatcctctgtcggagaacccccaaactgcactgagttctgaATCATCTGAATGGTGCTGGGTTTGATTTCGAAAGTGTTGGCCTGAATTGCTGGCAtgacaatgctcgactgaatgtcattgattttcgGCTCAGAGTAAGCCTTGAGTGCCTTAGCAACACCTGCATCTTGTTCATCCATAGTATTACTCACTATCGATTCTGCTTTTGCCAATGCTTCTTTAggagcctgagaacgtgttcgcatacacgtaaGTCAAGTACCAAGTcagtgaactttaacgaccactgatgacaagcacataaactaaaataaaacaccgagtccccggcagcggcgccaaaaacttgttcgcacaaaatcacgcaagcgtacgtggtcacaagtaatatagaataaaattaagttcgttccacagagactggtgtatttgagaatatgcacttatgcaacaatgtatgattattattcaacgcttgaacaaataacaaattggttggttttatctaaattaactaaatcTAGTTGAATTATAACTATGAGAATTAAATCGAattacttatgagaataaaacataggattataacttcattatatacttcattcagagttatgccttatcgatatgtaaTGGTTGacaactaatcagataacacgagactgatacacgctaactgtcgttatacgtgcaccatactatttcacatccacaattaagatagaaggtaaacagacaccaattatgcttagaccctatatgtccatagaatttgaaaacataacggttgcagagcaagttatctatcaagattacatagggcgatgcaagatgggtaaaatcacatcacaagtcatgtatcgaacacgaaacctatgctcgcatggcaagttctaaaccAATATATCCaatgtcgcttcaataaagattaacaaacaatctaagatgttagctacgcatccaagccgaataagcacaaccaatacgaggaaatcaaaccatcacaaaaatattaaggcaaattaactactgaaatccatatataaatccgctagaatcccacgataatgattagttcataatcgaacttctcatcatcatgggaataagagtaaacatggtactgaatagtctaaacaatatcaaaagagtaaaacaagactttcgaaacaaatccgaatgagcatccaaagttacgcctccttcgaagaattacaaagatgaaaAGTGAAAATATGAGTCTAGATCCTCTTCgcagccgtcacgtgctccttataatgtttctaggttatgttttaAGTCCCCCTAGCCATCCTTTAAGTTTCCCAGCAAACGGGCCTTGAAACGGATCGAAAACGGGCAAAACGGGTCAAAACTCCCGCCCAGGAGTTGGGgcgggtgcgccagatttggggcaggtgcgccagatttggggcgggtgcgcGGAAAGGGCAGAATTTTCCCTGACAGTTTGGCGCGGGTGCGCCACAGTGGGGCGGGTGCCCCAACTCAGCAGCCCGCTTCTTTGCCCATAACTCTTtcctcgtgcatccgattgTTTCGCGCTTTTTTTCCAATGAAAGCTATGGATCTCCTCTTTGTCCTCCTACCAAGAAACCTTcacaacacaacactaaaacatatcaaaaacatcaaaagatTGAGTCCAAACCATAGATTTATGCCAAAACGAAgacttccaagtggatataaaatctaCTTATCATCTACCATGAAGTGGTAGAGGAAATCTGGAAAACGGTTGAGTTCAATAGTGAGGATGATACTATCTCTTTCACTCTTAAGAATATTGTTCACTGTATTAACTGTGATatcatgaatgcatgttttaaaattcctgaaaatactgttgAGACATTGCCTTCTGATATTCAATTAGTTAATATGTTATATGCTATGAACTATGTTTTACCTACTGATGCTCTAGGTAAAATAGTTAGAAGAGggcttaggagagaatggagttatttatgtgatgcttttgtaaaatctttttctggtaagattagtaattttGATGCTATCACTTCCAAATTttgcaaatgctttacatgttttTGACCAAAGAGTACTATAATTTTGGCACTTTAATGATCCATGAATTTGGGGAGAATTTAGGTGATAGAACTGATAGGCCTAAAGATCTATACTATGTTAGATtccttatgatgctagctaatcatgtttatgataagctagttattgttcgcacaaaatcacgcaagcgtacgtggtcacaagtaatatagaaacaaattcagttcgttcctacagagactggtgtattcaggaatatgcacttatgcaacaatgtatggctattattcaatgcttagacaattAACAATTTGATgggtttttatctaaattaactaattaaagccgaattataactaagagaattaaaatcgaattacttatgagaataaaacatgggattctaacttcattatatacttcattcagagttatgccttatcggTATGCAATGGTTGacaactaatcagataacacgagactgatacacgttaactgtcgttatacgtgcaccatactgtttcacatccacaattaagatagaaggagaacggacaccaattatgcttagaccctatatgtctatagaatttgaaaacataatggttgaagagcaagttatctatcaagattacatagggcgatgcaagatgggtaaaatcacatcacaagtcatgttatcgaacacgaaacctatactagcatggcaagttctaaatcaatatatccactgttgcttcaataaagattaacaaacaatctaagatgttagctacgcatccaagacaaacttcgagagcccgtttggaggcctaaacggcctcagaatgcctcgaaaaattgagaaaaacacCTTCAAAATCAAACCAACCGGGCCTGCCCAGGTTGTAGATagctccgtctcgttctgccatctctgaaaagtgctcgttcgcccaaatcggacatcgtatgcaaaagttacggccaaaacagtgcagcacccccgaaaacagatcgcagcagcggaagatctctgtttcttgcagccccgttgatcaaacaattacatacaaattgtacagacgaactagcctattctattacatcagatcataatctaaaacaattacaaattgaattacaagattaaactatcacgatcaaccctcgtgatttacaacagccacgataaaccacgtggaatccaaacataacagaattaaaacacggccataatagtggataacaacctgcatcacagaaccactacatacatgcatatataatcatgacatggactacatatcataaaacgcagaaccgcaacctcgctctgatgccattgtaggaacaatcggaccttggcactgcgttttatgatactaattaaaagttcgaatagaatattaaccttaatcgctacggcgcaagcaattcaaatccacgtcttctactgtattccttgattctccttggacgaagtgtggcccttcgatctcccaaggtgtgcctctccttaaagctccgaaaatcccaaaaccctagctgtctccttgagaaaaacgtttgcctctctcaaactctaggatgaattcgttttggtgtgtttttcagctttgggagaacgagaatatatataggctacagtagggatcatggaccattaggtcaggccttccaatgacattccgggccaggcctaatgtcattaaatattaattcaatccactaaagaattaatatttgcactacctttcctaattccgtaaattaattatttaattcggctcccatattaattgcttataaattccccatgtttaagatatcgcatgtccattaattaaattaatttctgacaattaatttaatcaatatcttttatccttgatcatccactcaaccttataataatgcaagaacaaatctgcctacaggactaaagcataattatctttatgaacTTTCAacaggacatcatcacccgaatatatttttcggacataatttccttttatagtcaatatcccactctgtatataatgtcattgcccaatacataaattcgtaatttaaaataaattacttaacttttgagtcaaggcatgtgcatcaaatacaagtgtcaatcactatatccggattaagaacttaagcattaataacatcatagaatcttagttctttattgtcagaataaaagaagcaattattctactattttgatcccgctcaatatacacaaagtatataagtattattcaatagtcaagataaaagttcgaacagaatattaaccttaatcactacggcgcaagcgattcaaatccacattttctactgtattccttgattctccttggacgaagtgtggccttcgatctcacaaggtgtgcctctccttaaagctccgaaaacccaaaaccctagctgtctccttgagaaaaaggtctgcctctctcaaactctaggatgaattcgttttggtgtgtttttcagctttaggagaacgagaatatatatatgctacagtagggatcatcaaatcttaaattatccgcaacctatggaacttggtacgccacgatgggcggcatgtataccttccaatattctttgaatagaatacttcaaatCAATATTCGTCaatggtttgatttttaggcagtggaggagtcacatcggtctcacttaatatcCATAatccttagaaatcgccccaaatcagagataaagaaaattcgtatctattcgtattaatttaagaagtttgttccagtaatatctattacattctagacaccataaattacatgtcacgatgggtgacgtatatataatttatattcgtcttatgttaaattacatacaaacaatgatggagaccatgggacttaatatcatattaattccctctcccacttaggaTTTACTTTGAgcattttaatctagatgcatcgccctatgttatttcttcgaagtccacatgcatactatcatggtaatagcaacacaaagaacacataacatggcagcatactagcatgattaaagcattaatgaaaacatccctatgtccatttcattctagcatgcgaagggttagtatcacatggcataacaacacagacaagaaacacataataaaaataatcaagaattatgtaaatcataataaaacacatccactattatggccctaGAAAAATCAGCATCGAATTCATCCCAAATCACATCAACCGGGCTAGCCCGGGTTGTAACTagctccgtctcgttctgccgtttCCGAAAAAtgctcgt
Coding sequences:
- the LOC135152768 gene encoding uncharacterized protein LOC135152768 — encoded protein: MRTRSQAPKEALAKAESIVSNTMDEQDAGVAKALKAYSEPKINDIQSSIVMPAIQANTFEIKPSTIQMIQNSVQFGGSPTEDPNMHIRDFIEICDTFKFNGVTEDAIKLRLFPFSLRDKAKGWLHSLPAGSITTWEDLAQKFLTNFFPMAKTAAIRNAITQFFQQSCETLCEAWERYKEILRKCPHHGMPDWMVINSSGGALWAKSYDKAYELIKMMAANEYQNPTQCLHQSKVAGILDVDATAALTAQIKALTLKMDSLANLGVQPPPTVCELCAGAHSSDQCAISSESAQFVRNFQRNQQPAPATYFPNNRNHPNFSWSNNQNFMPQSQQQFQLQGARPFNSSGFQQQFAPKQQFHPPGFQQQNQGVARQSSNERSELEELRLMVKSQAVSIKTLENQIGQIANALINRLQ